A window of Nomascus leucogenys isolate Asia chromosome X, Asia_NLE_v1, whole genome shotgun sequence contains these coding sequences:
- the ZCCHC13 gene encoding zinc finger CCHC domain-containing protein 13 codes for MSSKDFFACGHSGHWARGCPRGGAGGRGGGGHGRGSQCGSTTLSYTCYCCGESGRHAKNCVLLGNICYNCGRSGHIAKDCKEPKRERHQHCYNCGRLGHLARDCDRQKEQKCYSCGKLGHIQKDCAQVKCYRCGEIGHVSINCSKASEVTCYRCGKSGHLAKECPSEVTA; via the coding sequence ATGAGCAGTAAGGATTTCTTCGCTTGTGGACACTCTGGCCATTGGGCTCGGGGATGCCCTAGAGGAGGAGCTGGAGGGCGAGGAGGTGGAGGCCATGGCAGAGGTTCTCAGTGTGGTTCCACCACCCTATCTTACACCTGTTACTGCTGTGGTGAGTCCGGTCGTCATGCTAAGAACTGTGTCCTTCTCGGAAACATCTGCTACAACTGTGGGAGAAGCGGCCACATCGCCAAAGACTGTAAGGAACCTAAACGAGAGAGACACCAACACTGCTATAACTGCGGCAGACTAGGACATCTGGCTCGTGATTGTGATCGTCAGAAAGAGCAGAAATGCTACTCTTGCGGCAAACTTGGGCACATTCAGAAGGACTGCGCCCAGGTCAAGTGTTACCGATGCGGCGAGATTGGCCACGTGTCCATCAATTGCAGCAAGGCGAGCGAGGTCACCTGCTACCGCTGCGGCAAATCCGGACATCTAGCCAAGGAATGTCCCAGTGAGGTTACCGCTTAA